A single region of the Lycium barbarum isolate Lr01 chromosome 2, ASM1917538v2, whole genome shotgun sequence genome encodes:
- the LOC132628766 gene encoding uncharacterized protein LOC132628766 — translation MEAEEKKGGVPFRLSTCLDFINCMDDCGMTDSSFVGNVHTWCNWRGGAGIIKIRLDRLMHNKEWATKFPNITVEHLSKIGSDHNLLLETEVYDNPMWRLHQKLKILAKELSKWSREGIRDLLKRVKDLEKDVAAAKTAYLALDSDSDGEHFNRSKAEYIRWLKMEDSILRQKARLKWAEDGDSNTNQMFTGNTRLGNLDFVRDCDNLINDEDNILLTKIPTIEEIKMAIDSMDPNSCAGPDGYNGHFSNIVGTLSKLRINSILPKIISDNQLGFVKGRQITENILLTQDIVHGIRKMVFDEMFIKLVYRLISNNWYLVIINGTRYGFFKSSGGLKQGNPLSPALFIIAAETLSRALN, via the exons ATGGAAGCTGAAGAGAAAAAAGGGGGTGTTCCTTTCCGATTAAGCACTTGTCTTGATTTTATTAACTGTATGGATGATTGTGGTATGACTGACTCTAGTTTTGTAGGTAATGTTCACACTTGGTGTAATTGGAGAGGAGGAGCTGGCATAATTAAGATTAGGCTGGACAGGCTTATGCATAATAAGGAATGGGCCACTAAATTTCCAAATATTACAGTGGAACATCTTTCTAAGATTGGATCGGATCACAACTTACTCTTG GAAACTGAGGTATATGATAATCCTATGTGGAGGTTACATCAAAAGCTTAAAATTCTAGCTAAGGAGTTAAGCAAATGGTCCAGAGAAGGTATTAGAGATTTGTTGAAGAGGGTCAAAGACCTGGAAAAAGATGTAGCAGCTGCTAAAACTGCTTATTTAGCTTTAGACTCTGACAGTGATGGAGAGCACTTCAACAGATCCAAGGCTGAATACATTAGATGGTTGAAGATGGAAGACTCTATCCTCAGACAGAAAGCTAGACTCAAATGGGCTGAGGATGGAGACTCCAATACTAA TCAGATGTTCACTGGAAATACAAGGCTGGGGAACTTGGATTTTGTTAGAGACTGTGATAATCTAATCAATGATGAAGATAACATATTGTTGACAAAGATTCCAACTATCGAGGAAATCAAAATGGCTATTGATTCTATGGATCCAAATAGTTGTGCAGGACCGGATGGGTACAATGGCCATTTTTCCAACATAGTTGGGACATTATCAAAGTTGAG AATCAACAGCATTCTCCCTAAGATTATATCTGATAACCAGTTAGGTTTTGTTAAAGGTAGGCAGATTACTGAAAATATCCTGTTAACACAGGATATAGTTCATGGAATCAG GAAGATGGTATTTGATGAGATGTTTATCAAATTGGTTTATAGATTGATCTCTAACAACTGGTACTTAGTGATCATCAATGGTACTAGATATGGTTTCTTTAAATCATCTGGAGGTTTAAAACAAGGGAACCCTTTATCCCCTGCTCTCTTTATTATTGCTGCTGAGACTCTCTCTAGAGCCTTGAACTAG